AAAATCCCCTTTGTTAAAGGCTAAATTTATATTTTTCAATATATGAATGTTTTCAACTTTTGTCTTATAAATTTTATTAACATTTTTCAATTCTATTATTTTATTCATATTTTAACGCCTCCACAGGTTTTAATCTGGCCGCTCTGGCTGCCGGAAAAATTGTTGATAGAAATACAACTACAAATGTTACTCCATAAATAATTAAAAGTTCCTTTTGAGAAATATATAGCGGCAGTTCTTCTAAATAATAAGTTCCACCTTTTATATACACTTTAAATAAAATTTTTAGCCCTATCAATACAAGTGGCGACAATCCGCTTGCCATAATCATTCCAAAAACTCCGATTATTAGCCCTTCTATTGTAAAAATTCTACGAATATTTTTATTTGTATATCCAATTGATTTTAAAATACCAATATCTTTTATTTTTTCCCGGACAATCATATTTAAAATTACCGATACAGCAAAACTTGCTATAACAAGAAGCAGACTTAAAATCGCAATTAATACAAATTTTTCAAACTGTACTGCCTTCAGAAGATTATGATTCAAGGTCTTCCAGCTTATTACCGTGTATTCCTTCTGATTCATTACGGTTATTACTTCTTTCAATACTTCTTCAACTTTTTGAGGACTTTCAACTTTAATGTCCATTTCAGTAACAGCTTCGCCTTGTTCTGCCAATATCTGCATTGCGCGCAATGGAACGACCGCAACATTTGAATCATATTCTAAAAAGCCTGTTTTAAAGATTCCTCTCACGGTAAGTTTTATTTCCTTGTTTTCAGCTGAGATTAAGCTTACTTGCTGACCAACCTTAACACGCAGTTCACCTGCCATCTCCTCGCCAATTAAAACTGAGTCCAGCTCCGAAATATTGTCACTTCCGCTGACCATTTTAAGTTTCAGTCCGTTCTTGACATTTTCTGGACTGATTCCATCTGCCAGCACTCCTTTTGCATAGCCTTCAAATTTTATTATTGACTGGCTGTTTATCTGTGGAATTACAGCCTTAACTCCTTTTATTTTCTTCAGTTTTTCCGCAGTTTCCTCATATCCTTCAAAAAAGGGATTCTGCTTATTTTTTATTAAAATATGCGGACTCATTGTGAGCAGCGAATTTATCATATTTTTTTCCAGTCCATTGGAAACTGTTAGCGAAACAATGAATACTGTTACAGCAATCGCCACTCCAAGCACTGAAAATATACTTTGAAATTTTCTTTCAACAACATGCCGAAATGCTATAAAAAATTCTACCATATTTCCTTTTTTTCTTCCTTTCTCTCTAAATATTGCTATCTTATATCACTTGACATTTCATGTAAAATATTATAGTTTTCCATCAATGCCGCTTTTTGTGCATTAACCTTGGCAACATCCAGTACAATTTCATTGCCGTCTTCGTCTTCAAAAACAATAAATTCCTTATTTATGCTTCTTACTTTCTTTACAAAATCATTAAAATCTTTATACTTCTCTCCGTTAACTTTAGTAATAATCCTATTTTCAAGCTCAGAATACCCAAGGTTTACATCAAACGGAAGAACTCTTACAAGAATTACCAGCCCATTGTAATCCTTAAACAGGTCTTCCCTGTCATATATTGCTGAAAGTGTACTGGTCGGATGTTCCTCCGTAAACGACGTAATGTAGTTTGTCGTAAGAGGCTCGAAAATCAGTCCACCGTAAACATAGTAGGAGGGCGC
This is a stretch of genomic DNA from Leptotrichia hofstadii. It encodes these proteins:
- a CDS encoding ABC transporter permease — its product is MVEFFIAFRHVVERKFQSIFSVLGVAIAVTVFIVSLTVSNGLEKNMINSLLTMSPHILIKNKQNPFFEGYEETAEKLKKIKGVKAVIPQINSQSIIKFEGYAKGVLADGISPENVKNGLKLKMVSGSDNISELDSVLIGEEMAGELRVKVGQQVSLISAENKEIKLTVRGIFKTGFLEYDSNVAVVPLRAMQILAEQGEAVTEMDIKVESPQKVEEVLKEVITVMNQKEYTVISWKTLNHNLLKAVQFEKFVLIAILSLLLVIASFAVSVILNMIVREKIKDIGILKSIGYTNKNIRRIFTIEGLIIGVFGMIMASGLSPLVLIGLKILFKVYIKGGTYYLEELPLYISQKELLIIYGVTFVVVFLSTIFPAARAARLKPVEALKYE